CCTGCCGGATCGTGGCGAAGCACCAAGGCCGCCGGTGCATCGAGGTGTGCAAGCAACGCCTGGCCTGGTCCTGGTAGCACCAGGCTCAGCCAGGGATAGCGCGAAGAAGGCGTGCAGTGCGCACGAAATTCCCGGAGCACATAGGCAATTTCGCTGCCATCTTCTAAGCGGTGCGGGCCACCAAGTTCGGCTAGGGCATCGATGGCTTCGTCTAAAGGCAACCTGCCGCAGACCCACTGCTGCACCCACAAGGCGATATTTTGGGCAGGGGAGTAGACATAGTATGGCGAGTGCATAGGCGAGTCATCCTAGCCGATAAAGTAGGCGGCTATGAGCTTTGACGACCGATACAGTGGCGACATCCTTGGCGGGCATCGACGGAAGCAGGCGCCCACCTTCCCAGAAGTTCCTGCTACCCCGGATCTGGTTGTTGAAGTGCTTGCCGACGGCTTCGTTGGAGCAGTGATCGCTTTCGAAAGAACCTATGACGGGGACTTCGTTCGCCTTGAAGATCGTTATGGCCAAGAGCGCCTGTTTAAGATGCGCCCGGGGGCCTTTCTTATCGACGGCCAGCGTGTCTCATTAACCCGCTATGTTCCAAAGGCGCAGCCGCAACGATCCAATTCTGGTTCGCGCAGAGTTGAACAACTAGAGGCAAAGGTGGCCCTGCCTTCTCGCATTTGGGTTGAAGGCGTGCACGATGCTGCGATCGTGGAAAAGATTTGGGGGCATGATCTTCGCGTTGAAGGGGTGGTAGTCGAGTACCTCGAAGGCCTTGATAATCTCCAGCAGCGCCTTGAAGAATTCCAGCCCACTGCCCAGCGGAGGGTGGGTGTGCTTGCCGATCACCTCATTGAAGGCTCCAAAGAAAGCCGCTTGACCGAGGCGGTTGGCCCCAATGTGCTGGTCACCGGCCATCCTTATATCGATATCTGGGCCGCGGTCAAACCCCAAAAGCTCGGGCTTTCTGCGTGGCCTGAGGTGCCCTATGGCGAAGATTGGAAGCAGGGCGTTTGCCGCCGGGTGGGCTGGTCTGATCCCAAGGAAGGCTGGCGACGGGTCTACCGCGCAGTAGAGACATTCCGCGACGTCGATGCCTCCCTCATCGGAGCAGTAGAGCGCCTGGTTGATTTTGTATGCAACCCGGAGTTGAGCAAGCAAGACCTGCTCTAAGGGCGAAGCATTAGGCTGCCCTACCGCAGTGATACCCCTATGCGTATCCTGGCACCTGTGGGAGCACTTATTTGGTTTGTCATTGCATTAGTGCTCGCCGGCCTAGAGATGTTTGCCGGTGAGCTCACTTTTCTCATGCTCGCAGGCGGCGCTCTGGCTGCCAGCGGGGTGGGGCTATTTGATGCACCGATGTACCTCGAAGTCATCGTTTTTGCCATTGTTTCCATCGCGCTCTTGGCGGTGGTCAAGCCTGTGGCTCGCCGCAGACTGCAACAAGCGCCTGCACTGGATACCTCCCCGCGCGCCGCTTTAGGGCAAGCAGCCGAAGTGCTTGAGCCAGTAGATGCTACCGGCGGCCAGATCCGCTTCGATGGCGGTATTTGGTCTGCGCGCACCTTACACGCAGACGAACACTTCGGCGTGGGGGAAGTGGTCAATGTTGTTGATATTGAAGGCACCACGGCTGTGGTGTGGAAAGGGATTTAGTCAATGGAAGGTTTAATCTTTATAGCCGTTCTCATAGCCCTGGTGGTGCTGATTTTGGTCAAGACCATCGTGGTGATCCCCCAGGGTGAGGCGGCGATCGTGGAAAGGCTCGGGCGCTATACGCGCACCATTTCCGGCGGCATTAGCCTGCTCGTGCCCTTTATCGACCGTGTTCGTGCCAAGGTGGATACCCGCGAACGCGTGGTGTCGTTTCCTCCTCAGGCAGTTATCACCCAAGACAACCTCACCGTGGCGATTGATACGGTGGTGACCTTCCAAATCAATGAGCCCGCCCGTGCCATTTATGGCGTTGATAACTACATCGTGGGTGTGGAGCAGATCTCCGTGGCTACGCTGCGCGATGTTGTCGGTGGCATGACCTTGGAAGAAACGCTGACCTCTCGCGAGGTGATTAACCGTCGCTTAAGGGGCGAGCTGGATGCTGCCACCACCAAGTGGGGCTTGAGAATTAGCCGAGTCGAGCTCAAGGCCATTGATCCGCCACCATCGATCCAGCAGTCGATGGAGATGCAGATGAAGGCCGATCGCGAAAAGCGCGCGATGATTCTTACTGCCGAAGGCCGCAGGGAATCCGATATCCGCACCGCCGAGGGCGAAAAGCAAGCAAAGATCCTTGCCGCTGAGGGTGAAAAGCATGCCGCAATTTTGGCTGCTGAAGCCGAGCGTGAAGCCACCATTTTGCGTGCCGAAGGTGAGCGCGCCGCGCGTTACCTAGAGGCCCAAGGTGAGGCCAAGGCCATTCAGAAGGTCAATGCTGCGATCAAGTCTGCGCAGGTTACTCCAGAGGTGCTGGCCTATCAGTACCTAGAAAAGCTCCCGGAGCTTGCCCAAGGAGAGGCCTCCACAATGTGGATGATCCCTTCGCAATTTGGCGATGCGCTTGAAGATTTTGCCAAGAAATTTGCCCAGCGCGATGAAGCCGGCGTGTTCCGCTATGAGCCAGTAGAGGTGGATAAGCGCAGCGAGGATATTGCCTCTGCGGACGACCATGAAGATTGGTTTAATACCCAATCCAACCCGGAAATTGCAGCGGCGGTTGCGGCTGCAAACGCTGTGGCGAATAAGCCGGTAGATGATGAGCCGCTTCAAGAACGCCCAAAGCAGCCAGAAGTAGAACAGCCGCAGGCGCCGCGCAACCTCGAAGCGGCGCCAGGTACTTCGGCTCAAGCAAGCAGCGAGTTGGAAGCCAACGACGCTGAATAGGCGCTATTGGCGCAAGGCTCGTTGCCACAAGCTCACTGCGAGCCCATAGCCTGATTGCTCCGCCTGCCAGCCAGCGGCTTGGAGGCGTTGGCTCATGGCTTGCTTAGAAATACCGAGCGAGGCTGCGGCCTCAATTTGAGTCAAACCTGATCGAACCAGTGAAGTAGCCTCACGGCCTTCGCTGGTTCTTTTTGATAGTAGAAATTGCAGCAGCGCAAAGGTCGCTTGGATATCGGATGAAAAACCCCCGGCGTCGATGTACACATGCCCTGCTCTTGGGCGAGCACCAAGTGCTCGTTGCGCCTTATATTCAGCCTCTATGCCACAGGCGGCGCCGATGGCCCAATCGCCAGCAGCAAGCAGCGCCATGGTGGCGTCGACAAGCCCTGAAGCCGTACTAGGTGAGGCAGCAATATCTTCTACCTGGTGCACCTGGAAGGTTCCTGCGCCTTCGAGGGTGGAAAGCGCCTGGGCCGAACGGCGCACCAACTCAGCGCGACGACGCTCGCGGCCACGATAGCGGGCGTAGATACCGAGCTCATTCATGCCCCAAGCCTAGCAAAAGTCTATGGTTCAGCCTTGACTGGCATGCGGGTATCCAGCAAGATGCCCAGCACGCCTAGGGCTGCAAGCATGACTACCGCAAGCAGTGCTACTGGGTTGGCGCTGCTAATTAAAGAATCGCCAAGGATGACGGTAATGACCGTCCCGGGCATCGAGCCGATCAAGGTGGCAAGGCTGAATGCAACCACACCCACGGCGCTAAAGGCAGCCGCGTAGTTCAGAATGGAAAACGGCACTGCGGCGATCATGCGCAGTGAGGTCACCGCTAACCAGCCGCGCTGCTCGAGACGGGCATTGATTTTGTCTAGTTGTGGGTGGCGAAGCAAGGGGATCACCACCGGGCCAAACAGGCTTCGCACCAATAGCAGCGACAATGCCGCCGAGCAGGTGGTGGCAGCTAGAGCCAGGGCAATGCCGAGCTTTGGGCCAAAGAGCACGCCGGCAGAAAGCGTCATTACCGTTCGGGGGATGGGAAACTGGGTGATTAGGACGTAGAGCAGGAAAAACAAGGCCGGAAACCAGGCGCCGGTAGACGTTGCCCATTGCTGGAGCGTGGCAAGGCTCGGGGCATCGACGAAGGCGACGATGACGCACAAGGCAATCACCGCGATGATCGCAGCAGCTTGACGCCAGCGAGGCCACACGGAAAAAGTGTTTAATCCATCACGGGCGGTGCCAAGAACTCGCCGAAAGAAACTGCTCACGCCAATTCACCTTAGACGGCTAGCTAAAAGAGTCGGCAAATATGCGGGAAGTTCTGTGGTCGGGCGTCTAGACTGTAGCCATGTTGTGAGATGCACGAATTCCCCGCGGATTCTGCGTCTTGCGTCACATAACAGCAAAACGTACTCAATAGCATCACGGTGTCGCACCAGAGGCAAGCCTCGTTCGGAGCGGCCGAACATTATGTGAGGGGAGTGGGTCTTACTCGTGACTGAAACACGATTCGCCCGAACCGAAGAATTTGAGGCCAAGGAGCAGGCTTGGTACCAAGCCGTTGCCAAGGTCTTTGCACGCGTACAAAAGAAAGACATTGCCGACGTCCCGCTGGACGTCTGGCGCAAGCTGGCAAAAACCACCTACGACGGCATTGAGGTTAATCCGCTCTACAACCGCGGCCAGGAATTGGAAGAACAGACCCTTCCAGGCACCTTCCCATTTACCCGCGGTGGCCAACGAGTAGGCACGGAAGAAGGCGTGGGCTGGGGCGTTACCGAAGCATTCGGCGCCAATGCCACCAATGAACAGGTGCTCAGCGCGCTGAACAACGGCACCACCAATATCGTTGCCTACGGCAACTGCGAGCTTTCCTCACTGCTGAAAGACGTCCTGTTTGAGCACGCCCCAGTTCGCCTGAACGCCGGCAAGCACACCGAGCAGCAGGCCGAGGCACTTCTGGAACTTGCCAAGGGCCAATCTGGTGCGCCAAAGCTGCTTGAATTCGGTGCATCGCCGCTAACTTCTGCCGTTGATGGCTCCGCGTCTGTGGATCTAGATACTGCCGTTGCATTGGCAACCAAGGCCAAGGAATTCGAGAATGTGCGCGCCATCTTGGTTGATGCCGTGTCCTTTTCTAACCAAGGAGCCACCGACGCCCAAGAGATCGGCCTTGCGCTTGCAGCAGGTGTGGAATACCTGCGTGCGCTCAACGATGCCGGTTTGAGCGTTGAAGAGGCATTGGATCAGCTTTCCTTCCGCTTCGCCGTCACCGATGATCAATTTGCTCAGATTGCTAAGCTGCGCGCCGCCCGTGCGCTGTGGGCTCGTGTGGCAGAGATCCTCGATGCGCCCGAGCACGGCTCGGCCCCACAGCACGCTCTGACTGCGCCTGTGATGTTTAGCCAGCGCGATCCTTGGGTAAACATGCTGCGTTCTACCGTCTCAGCTTTTGCTGCCGGTGTTGGTGGAGCAAGTGACGTAGAGGTGCTCGTGTTCGACTGGGCCATCACCGGTGGCCTGCCTAAGGTGTCTCGCACCTTCGCGCACCGCATTGCACGCAACACCAACCTGCTGCTGCTCGAAGAATCCCACCTCGGCCACGTGATCGATCCTGCCGGTGGCGCTTACTACGTTGAGCAACTCACCTCTGAAATGGCCGAAAAGGCCTGGGCCATCTTCCAGGAGATTGAGGCTGAGGGCGGTTTGCAAAAGACCGTTGAGGCTGGCAAGGTTCGTGAGCTGCTCGATGCGTCTCATGAGGCCGTGCGCAACGACATTGCCCACCGAGTAAAGAAGCTCACCGCCATCAATGAGTTCCCGAACCTCGCAGAGGCACCGCTTCCTGCTGATCTTCGCGTGGAGCCGAAGCACGTTCGCCGTTGGGCTGCTGAGTTCGAGGCGCTACGCAACCGCTCCGATGCCTTCATGGAAGTCAAAGGCCATCGCCCGCGCGCAGTGCTGATCCCGCTTGGTCCGCTGGCCAAGCACAATGTGCGCACCGGCTTTGTGGTCAACCTGCTGGGAACCGGCGGTATTGAGGCCTTGAACCCAGGCGAGCTCACCCCAGGCACCGATGCCTTTAATGAAGCCGCAAAGTCCGCACCGATTGCCGTGATCTGTGGCACCGATGCTGAATACGACGCCAATGGCGCAGCCGCTTTGGAGGCATTGCGCGAACAAGGCGTTGAAACGGTGTTGCTGGCAGGCGCACCCGGCCACGGCTTCGAGCCAGACGATTACTTGAACCTCAAGATCGACGCAGCCGCAACCCTTGCCGAGCTGCTCGAGAAGTTGGGAGCCTAAGACATCATGACCAAGATTCCGAATTTTGCAGACTACTCGGCTTCCGCTGAATCGCAGGATGCTGGCGATGCCCAGGCGCTGCGCGAGCAGGTATGGACCACACCCGAAGGCATCGATGTGCCACGCGTGTTTACCCGCGATGACCGCGACGACACCGTAGACGCCGAGCAGCTCGACTCCTTCCCGGGCATGCCGCCATTTATGCGCGGACCATACCCAACCATGTACACCAACCAGCCCTGGACCATTCGCCAGTACGCGGGCTTTTCCACGGCTGCAGAGTCCAACGCCTTCTACCGTCGCAACTTGGCTGCCGGCCAGAAGGGCCTTTCGGTGGCCTTCGACCTGGCAACCCACCGTGGTTATGACTCGGATAATGAGCGCGTGGTAGGCGATGTGGGTATGGCCGGTGTGGCCATCGACTCCATCTTGGATATGCGTCAGCTTTTCGAGGGCATTGACCTTGGTGCTGTGTCGGTGTCGATGACCATGAATGGTGCGGTGTTGCCCATTCTGGCGCTGTATATCGTTGCCGCCGAGGAGCAGGGTGTTGCTCCAGAGCAGTTGGCGGGCACCATCCAGAACGACATCCTCAAAGAGTTCATGGTGCGCAACACCTATATCTATCCGCCGAAGCCTTCGATGCGCATCATCTCCAATATCTTCGAGTACACCTCGATGAAGATGCCGCGCTTTAACTCCATTTCCATCTCCGGCTACCACATCCAGGAAGCCGGTGCTACCGCCGACCTTGAGCTTGCCTATACGCTTGCCGACGGCATCGAGTACATCCGTGCTGGT
This window of the Corynebacterium pseudopelargi genome carries:
- a CDS encoding DUF3097 domain-containing protein; the protein is MSFDDRYSGDILGGHRRKQAPTFPEVPATPDLVVEVLADGFVGAVIAFERTYDGDFVRLEDRYGQERLFKMRPGAFLIDGQRVSLTRYVPKAQPQRSNSGSRRVEQLEAKVALPSRIWVEGVHDAAIVEKIWGHDLRVEGVVVEYLEGLDNLQQRLEEFQPTAQRRVGVLADHLIEGSKESRLTEAVGPNVLVTGHPYIDIWAAVKPQKLGLSAWPEVPYGEDWKQGVCRRVGWSDPKEGWRRVYRAVETFRDVDASLIGAVERLVDFVCNPELSKQDLL
- a CDS encoding NfeD family protein, which codes for MGALIWFVIALVLAGLEMFAGELTFLMLAGGALAASGVGLFDAPMYLEVIVFAIVSIALLAVVKPVARRRLQQAPALDTSPRAALGQAAEVLEPVDATGGQIRFDGGIWSARTLHADEHFGVGEVVNVVDIEGTTAVVWKGI
- a CDS encoding SPFH domain-containing protein, whose product is MEGLIFIAVLIALVVLILVKTIVVIPQGEAAIVERLGRYTRTISGGISLLVPFIDRVRAKVDTRERVVSFPPQAVITQDNLTVAIDTVVTFQINEPARAIYGVDNYIVGVEQISVATLRDVVGGMTLEETLTSREVINRRLRGELDAATTKWGLRISRVELKAIDPPPSIQQSMEMQMKADREKRAMILTAEGRRESDIRTAEGEKQAKILAAEGEKHAAILAAEAEREATILRAEGERAARYLEAQGEAKAIQKVNAAIKSAQVTPEVLAYQYLEKLPELAQGEASTMWMIPSQFGDALEDFAKKFAQRDEAGVFRYEPVEVDKRSEDIASADDHEDWFNTQSNPEIAAAVAAANAVANKPVDDEPLQERPKQPEVEQPQAPRNLEAAPGTSAQASSELEANDAE
- a CDS encoding MarR family transcriptional regulator; its protein translation is MNELGIYARYRGRERRRAELVRRSAQALSTLEGAGTFQVHQVEDIAASPSTASGLVDATMALLAAGDWAIGAACGIEAEYKAQRALGARPRAGHVYIDAGGFSSDIQATFALLQFLLSKRTSEGREATSLVRSGLTQIEAAASLGISKQAMSQRLQAAGWQAEQSGYGLAVSLWQRALRQ
- a CDS encoding TVP38/TMEM64 family protein → MSSFFRRVLGTARDGLNTFSVWPRWRQAAAIIAVIALCVIVAFVDAPSLATLQQWATSTGAWFPALFFLLYVLITQFPIPRTVMTLSAGVLFGPKLGIALALAATTCSAALSLLLVRSLFGPVVIPLLRHPQLDKINARLEQRGWLAVTSLRMIAAVPFSILNYAAAFSAVGVVAFSLATLIGSMPGTVITVILGDSLISSANPVALLAVVMLAALGVLGILLDTRMPVKAEP
- a CDS encoding methylmalonyl-CoA mutase family protein codes for the protein MTETRFARTEEFEAKEQAWYQAVAKVFARVQKKDIADVPLDVWRKLAKTTYDGIEVNPLYNRGQELEEQTLPGTFPFTRGGQRVGTEEGVGWGVTEAFGANATNEQVLSALNNGTTNIVAYGNCELSSLLKDVLFEHAPVRLNAGKHTEQQAEALLELAKGQSGAPKLLEFGASPLTSAVDGSASVDLDTAVALATKAKEFENVRAILVDAVSFSNQGATDAQEIGLALAAGVEYLRALNDAGLSVEEALDQLSFRFAVTDDQFAQIAKLRAARALWARVAEILDAPEHGSAPQHALTAPVMFSQRDPWVNMLRSTVSAFAAGVGGASDVEVLVFDWAITGGLPKVSRTFAHRIARNTNLLLLEESHLGHVIDPAGGAYYVEQLTSEMAEKAWAIFQEIEAEGGLQKTVEAGKVRELLDASHEAVRNDIAHRVKKLTAINEFPNLAEAPLPADLRVEPKHVRRWAAEFEALRNRSDAFMEVKGHRPRAVLIPLGPLAKHNVRTGFVVNLLGTGGIEALNPGELTPGTDAFNEAAKSAPIAVICGTDAEYDANGAAALEALREQGVETVLLAGAPGHGFEPDDYLNLKIDAAATLAELLEKLGA